The segment TCTTATTTGATGACAAGGAATGCTCACATCCCCTTGTTGGGTAAACTCAATACCCCCTGCCAAGAGAATCAGAAGTTTGTTCTCTTTGAGACgcatctgtgttttgaaaacGGTATCTCGAGACTATTTATAGCAGTGGAGAGATCATGGGGAGAAAAATACAGGAGTTGTCGAGGTAATAAAAACTATGTTTGTACCAAGGGTAGTTTCCCTtagttttgttctcttttttttttgatattgAGTCTGGAGCCAGTCATTGACAGAAACAATTACTGGGCGGGCAGCTGAATCTTGGAAaacaaactattattttttttttctcctgttacaGAGAGACATGAAAATCTTTTCCAGTAAGACATCTTCAGAATCAAAAGCCTTTTAACATGCATTACTTTTTGAACAATTCAGGCATGACGTATCAGTGTTAATCTAAATGGGTTTCTACCAGAAGGACCGTTTACAGAATTATTATACACTCCAACACAGAGAAAGTGTTTTTGTctaacagtgaagaaaaaaaatatataaataatgtattCTTTGCATGTAACATTTGAGGTTATTACTGGaacacttcagcttttcttaaGGCTATGTGTTTATGTCCATTAACTAGATGAAGCAGAGCAAGACCAGCAGGACCTTCgacagagaaaagctgaaattgcAAGATGCTGGATTAAGTATTGCTTGAATCTTCTGCAGAGTGCTCGCAAATTACTTGAGGTAactgaaaatctgttctttcattgttgttgttgaaCGAGTCTATTTTGATTCTCATAGCGGGAATCGGTTCATAGTTGGTAGCAAATGAATTATTAATTGGACAGTTGTTTATCAAGAGATACTGGAAATCTAGCAGATGCTTCATGTCATGCCTAAAGTCTATTGCAGTGCTTAGACATAAGCACAAATGGGAGATCAGCTTTGTGATGTGATCAGTGTGCTGCTTGTCCAGCAACTTCACAGGTTGCCCTCCTCTTCGCTGAGTTTTCTAGTGGCTTGAGTTTTTGGCAGATTGCTTCGTAGTAAACTAGCAGGAAGAACATCCTCTGTTATTTTCATGCTGAATGCTTGAAAGTGAGCTTTCACTGAAATGCTCTGCAGAAGCAGGACCTTTCATGGTTTGGCTGTATTGTTGTACGGAGTGGGGAGACTTATAAATTGTTTTAAcgttgtttttttaaaatggagttTAGATGTAATCTATATGtgaataatatatatataatgtatatataatatacttTATATAATGTGTATATGTAATATAATAAATGTAATCAATTTTAGTGAATATAAGGTTAAATAACTAATGTGTCTTGTGTTTGGTTGCTAATTACTTTGTGTTTGAAAGataactcaaaaataaaatgatgcagTGCAGGTTTGTCTTTGCCAGgcatgtgtatttttaattagtaTGCTTTATCTTTTCAGGATAACATAGGAGAACTGGATCCAGACAGGCAATTGGAACTTAAagcccaaaggaaaaaagaggaagatgaaaaagagaatgGCAGGAAGAAAGCTGTCCTTTTTGGGACGAGTGATATATGTGACTCTGTCTTAGCCATGGAAGAGAAAGTGAGCAGTGTATATCCTTTAGATTTTCAGGAAGCCAGAGAAATATTCCTAGTGGGTCAGAACTATGTTCAAGAAGCAAAGGAGTTCTTTCAGGTTGATGGTTATGTTACCGACCATATTGAAATTGTTCAGGATCACAGTGCTTTGTTTAAGGTACttgctttctttgaagaagaTTATGAGAGACGTTGCAAAATGCACAAGCGTAGAATAGACATGTTGGAGCCTATATATGCAGACTTGAACCCGCAGTACTACCTGCTGATTAGTAGGCAGCTTCAGTTTGAACTAGCAGATACCTATTATGAGATGATGGATTTGAAGGTAGCTATTGGTAACAGGTTAGAAGAGCTAGACTCgcacacaataaaaaaaattaactctcTGGCTCAGTTAGCCATCAAATATTATGAACTCTTCTTAGATTCTTTGAGGAACCCGGATAAGGTGTTTCCTGAGGAGCTCGAGGAAGATGTTCTTCGTCCTGCAATGGTGGCTAAATTTCATATTGCACGACTGTATGGTAAGCTTATTACTTCAGATagcaaaaagcagctggaaaatatGCAGATGTCATTAGAATATTACACATTTCTGGTAGACTATTGTGAGAAGCACCCAGATGCTGTCCGTGCTGTTGAAACTGAACTAGAACTCAGTAAGGAGATGGTGGGTCTTCTTCCGACAAGAATAGAGAGGCTAAGAGCAAAACTGTGTCCATTCATATAAATGTTTGCCTTGAAGGAAATGCGTGCTATTAAAATGATATCTGTCATAATCAGCTTCTGTGCTGATTAATAGAACCGAAGTGTCTACAGTTTGGCCGTCCAGTTAGAACCTGCAGTAATACAACcgtctggaaaaaaaaaagagctctcCATCTTAGTAGCTCACCCACACTAATGGTATAAACCTTAAATGTAAAGTGAACGTCCAGCTGATGCTTTGTATTGCTTGTCctgtatataaatataaaccttttctcccttttgttttttcctttgacttGGGATCTAAGTGTAGTGCTGTACAAAAATTGTTTCTTCTAAGAGACACTATTGCTATGGGAAATTTTTTCTAAGAAACTTGAGGCATGTTCTTCCATCTAGAAAACGTTTTATCTCTTCTAACCTTTGTCTCCAGAAAACCTTATTCATACAAagggaattttattttctatatttattttgtgttgtttggtgttttctttccctgttaaTTAATATGTAACTGACAGAGGCTCAATAAATGAGTAGCTTGGCTAAGTGTTTTTCAGAGTCCTTagaattctgtttccttttgtgttACTAAGATAAGATTTATAGTACAACTTCTGCCAAAATACGTAGTGGTGAAAGTGTTTCTGAGCATCTGAAGTGCCAGAATGCTGagtgagaaagcagcagacTTTGTTGATGGAGGTGGGAGGGGAAACCCTGCTCTTAATACTTCTGTAGAGAAGTGATAGGGTAGAA is part of the Numida meleagris isolate 19003 breed g44 Domestic line chromosome 5, NumMel1.0, whole genome shotgun sequence genome and harbors:
- the KIF1BP gene encoding KIF1-binding protein, with product MAAAGGGWAAACEKFRSARTLSAVESRKDPETEPYRSKYSARALLQEVKQQLSAAEDCGEARLLAVRRAVLEYELGVNHTDTEELSAGEEHLQRCTQLLEPHRLSRDCVSLYIQAQNNLGILWSERDEIKTAQTYLESAEALYNQYMKEDGNPPVDPSEHFMAEEEKLTDQERSKRFEKAYTHTLYYLAQVYQHLEMIEKAAQYCHTTLKRQLEYCGYYPVEWALNAATLSQYYLSKQCFMESRHCLAAASVIFSQAGQVPSTEDNEAEQDQQDLRQRKAEIARCWIKYCLNLLQSARKLLEDNIGELDPDRQLELKAQRKKEEDEKENGRKKAVLFGTSDICDSVLAMEEKVSSVYPLDFQEAREIFLVGQNYVQEAKEFFQVDGYVTDHIEIVQDHSALFKVLAFFEEDYERRCKMHKRRIDMLEPIYADLNPQYYLLISRQLQFELADTYYEMMDLKVAIGNRLEELDSHTIKKINSLAQLAIKYYELFLDSLRNPDKVFPEELEEDVLRPAMVAKFHIARLYGKLITSDSKKQLENMQMSLEYYTFLVDYCEKHPDAVRAVETELELSKEMVGLLPTRIERLRAKLCPFI